One genomic segment of Streptomyces sp. NBC_00239 includes these proteins:
- a CDS encoding C40 family peptidase gives MSPTALIPSHRKPRRSASTLVVRAGVVSGVLGTLAMAGTASASPPAEPVAETTLEMPVLNLDLGAEVASAVTTAAENTRAAAIEGELTAQEESARTGAAAEAKKAKEDAQAKADAEKKAKEEADRKAAAERANRTSSRTSVTTASGEGSGSATVKGFGGVSTPATGSAAAIINFARAQVGKPYVLGSNGPNSWDCSSLLQAAFRQAGISLPRVSQDQSMLGRSVSLSSLQPGDILYWGSRGSGAYHVAVYVGGGKYVGAQNPSTGIVERSLSYDMPAGAVRVL, from the coding sequence ATGTCCCCCACCGCTCTCATCCCCAGCCACCGGAAGCCCCGCCGCAGCGCCTCCACGCTCGTGGTCCGCGCCGGAGTTGTCAGTGGCGTCCTCGGCACCCTGGCCATGGCCGGCACCGCGAGTGCGTCCCCGCCCGCCGAGCCCGTGGCCGAGACGACGCTCGAAATGCCCGTCCTGAATCTGGACCTGGGTGCGGAGGTCGCCTCCGCCGTCACCACGGCCGCCGAGAACACCCGTGCGGCCGCCATCGAGGGCGAACTGACTGCCCAGGAGGAGAGCGCCCGTACCGGGGCTGCCGCCGAGGCGAAGAAGGCCAAGGAGGACGCCCAGGCGAAGGCGGACGCTGAGAAGAAGGCGAAGGAGGAGGCGGACCGCAAGGCCGCCGCGGAGCGTGCCAACCGCACCTCCTCCCGCACCTCCGTGACGACCGCCTCCGGCGAGGGCTCCGGCTCCGCCACCGTCAAGGGCTTCGGCGGCGTCAGCACCCCGGCCACCGGCTCCGCCGCCGCCATCATCAACTTCGCCCGCGCGCAGGTCGGCAAGCCTTACGTGCTGGGCAGCAACGGCCCCAACTCGTGGGACTGCTCCAGCCTCCTCCAGGCCGCCTTCCGCCAGGCCGGCATCTCCCTGCCTCGCGTATCGCAGGACCAGTCGATGCTCGGCCGCTCGGTGTCGCTGAGCAGTCTCCAGCCCGGTGACATCCTGTATTGGGGCAGCAGGGGAAGCGGCGCCTACCACGTGGCCGTCTACGTTGGTGGCGGCAAGTACGTCGGTGCGCAGAACCCCAGCACGGGCATCGTTGAACGCTCCCTGAGCTACGACATGCCCGCGGGCGCCGTCCGCGTTCTCTGA
- a CDS encoding DUF6153 family protein, which produces MISGKVLRDHHTGALLRATLLAVVLAVFAMHVLASHQQVHSGHATEFALIDAVDKAQHAHSDVAPGDATKTPASPDGESPCHHGGVGESCLALLCIVAALFTFVLRRGGSNRVLRRWATRALPWISRTGDPPCLHRLSILRC; this is translated from the coding sequence GTGATCTCAGGCAAGGTCCTTCGCGACCATCACACGGGAGCGTTGCTGCGGGCAACGCTCCTCGCGGTGGTGCTTGCCGTATTCGCGATGCACGTCCTGGCCTCACATCAGCAAGTCCATAGCGGGCACGCCACCGAGTTCGCGCTCATCGACGCAGTGGACAAGGCTCAGCACGCTCACTCCGACGTCGCCCCCGGGGACGCCACCAAAACACCGGCCAGCCCGGACGGCGAATCCCCCTGCCATCACGGCGGAGTCGGAGAGAGCTGCCTGGCGCTGCTGTGCATCGTCGCCGCCCTGTTCACGTTCGTCCTCAGGCGCGGAGGCTCCAACCGCGTCCTGCGCCGATGGGCAACACGCGCGCTTCCCTGGATCAGCCGAACCGGCGACCCACCGTGCCTGCACCGACTTTCGATCCTGCGCTGCTGA
- a CDS encoding saccharopine dehydrogenase NADP-binding domain-containing protein: MTTVNSGAAGRVLVVGGYGAVGATVTSTLAKWFPGRVVPSGRDEVRARRLGGVRVDAGDPAGFRQVLDELGDVSVVALCVEPEDAGLARICLERGIHLVDVGATHRLLEEVTELHGLAAAAGATAVLSVGVAPGLTNLLAWRVNDAVGGAERIDLTVLLGAGERHGTDAVRWTVAGLGKPVTARAQRLTLPGFGVRTAHPFPFSDQYTLRRTLGVPEVTTRLCLDSRPLTAALFALRRAGLLRGVRGARQRQLLTRVFSRAHLGDDGFAVRADAYRGERHATLALTGQGQSRATGLVAAHAIRTLFTHGVPAGVHHLEQLTALADLPEQLAAHGITAAC, from the coding sequence ATGACTACAGTCAATTCAGGTGCCGCAGGACGGGTTCTCGTCGTCGGCGGATACGGAGCCGTCGGTGCGACGGTGACCAGCACGCTCGCCAAGTGGTTTCCCGGTCGCGTTGTCCCCTCGGGGCGGGATGAAGTAAGGGCGCGGCGGCTCGGTGGGGTGCGCGTGGACGCCGGCGACCCGGCTGGCTTCCGGCAGGTGCTGGACGAGCTGGGCGATGTGAGCGTCGTTGCGCTGTGCGTCGAGCCGGAGGATGCGGGGCTTGCCCGGATCTGTCTCGAACGCGGAATCCACCTCGTGGACGTCGGAGCGACTCACCGGCTGCTCGAGGAGGTGACGGAGCTGCACGGGCTGGCGGCCGCGGCCGGGGCCACGGCCGTGCTCAGCGTCGGTGTCGCCCCCGGGCTGACCAACCTCCTCGCCTGGCGCGTCAACGACGCCGTCGGTGGTGCCGAGCGGATCGACCTGACCGTGTTGCTCGGCGCGGGAGAGCGGCACGGCACGGACGCCGTGCGGTGGACGGTCGCCGGCCTGGGCAAGCCCGTCACGGCCCGCGCGCAGCGGCTGACCCTGCCCGGGTTCGGCGTGCGGACCGCCCACCCGTTCCCGTTCTCCGACCAGTACACCCTGCGGCGCACCCTCGGTGTCCCGGAAGTGACCACGCGGCTCTGCCTGGACTCCCGGCCGCTGACCGCCGCACTGTTCGCACTACGCCGGGCAGGACTACTTCGCGGCGTTCGCGGAGCACGCCAACGGCAGCTGCTGACCAGGGTCTTCAGCCGCGCCCACCTCGGCGACGACGGCTTCGCGGTACGGGCTGACGCCTACCGCGGCGAACGCCACGCGACCCTGGCCCTCACCGGTCAGGGGCAGAGCCGTGCGACCGGCCTGGTGGCCGCCCACGCCATCCGCACCCTCTTCACGCATGGTGTGCCCGCTGGGGTCCACCACCTCGAACAGCTGACGGCGCTGGCCGATCTGCCTGAACAACTGGCCGCCCACGGCATCACAGCAGCCTGCTGA
- a CDS encoding TetR/AcrR family transcriptional regulator, with protein MAEPLTRAEKARRTRLRMIDAAGRLFTERGWAGTTIDEIARTAEVGVQTVYFTFGNKRALLRELLDTAVAGDADPVATLDRPWARELLAEPDPESQLRLQAAGARRILERAAPVLEVVRGAAAAEPELAELWRTNLRQRHTVQLHFAQALEAKTPGGLRDGHDAASAADIAMTLLGPETYALLVTDRHWTPERWQRWAADSLARQLLS; from the coding sequence ATGGCCGAGCCATTGACCAGGGCGGAGAAAGCCCGGCGGACCCGACTGCGGATGATCGACGCCGCAGGACGGCTGTTCACCGAACGGGGCTGGGCGGGCACGACCATCGACGAGATCGCCCGCACAGCAGAGGTCGGCGTACAGACCGTGTACTTCACCTTCGGGAACAAGCGCGCCCTGCTCAGGGAGCTTCTGGACACCGCCGTCGCCGGCGACGCGGATCCGGTCGCCACCCTCGACCGCCCGTGGGCACGTGAACTCCTTGCCGAACCCGACCCAGAGTCGCAACTCCGCCTTCAGGCCGCAGGTGCGCGCCGCATCCTGGAGCGAGCCGCGCCGGTCCTGGAGGTCGTACGCGGCGCCGCTGCTGCCGAACCCGAGCTCGCCGAGCTGTGGCGGACCAATCTCCGCCAGCGGCACACGGTCCAACTCCACTTCGCCCAGGCATTGGAGGCCAAGACCCCCGGTGGCCTGCGTGACGGCCACGACGCTGCGTCGGCCGCCGACATCGCCATGACGCTGCTCGGCCCCGAGACGTACGCCCTGCTGGTGACCGACCGCCACTGGACGCCAGAGCGGTGGCAACGATGGGCCGCGGACTCTCTCGCGCGCCAACTCCTGTCATGA
- a CDS encoding DUF6381 family protein: protein MVQRLLHPAERQRLKDKARRIMDQSKKESERGLGDVDPM from the coding sequence GTGGTACAGCGGCTGCTTCACCCGGCGGAGCGTCAGCGGCTGAAGGACAAGGCCCGCCGGATCATGGACCAGAGCAAGAAGGAGAGCGAGCGGGGCCTCGGGGACGTCGACCCCATGTGA
- a CDS encoding endonuclease NucS domain-containing protein, producing the protein MSGLKLFNTKSGVTEVAPRLAEAEADVQDLVEAHMQTMLGVRFLASEYSTGPVHGGRIDSLGIDENGAPVIVEYKRGTDAGVVNQGLFYMAWLLDHRDSFRHLVRDRLGVHAAAQVLWSAPRLICVAGDFTRYDIHAVREHRHAIDLVRYRYFGSEHVGLETVASFAGRAAAPRAGSRTRGTAKAQRTASAAGAMAELATAVDEVLLGLGEDLTKVSNQTYTAYRRMQNYACLVPPKKAKLLVYLKADPATVDLVPGFARDVTGLGHHGTGDLELTLQSERDLERAADYFRQSYALA; encoded by the coding sequence GTGTCGGGCCTGAAGCTGTTCAACACGAAAAGCGGCGTGACCGAGGTCGCGCCGCGTCTGGCCGAGGCCGAGGCTGATGTGCAGGACCTCGTCGAGGCGCACATGCAGACCATGCTCGGCGTCCGGTTCCTGGCGAGCGAGTACAGCACCGGACCGGTTCACGGCGGCCGGATCGACTCGCTGGGCATCGACGAGAACGGCGCACCGGTGATCGTCGAGTACAAGCGTGGCACCGACGCAGGAGTCGTAAACCAGGGGCTCTTCTACATGGCCTGGTTGCTCGACCACCGGGATTCGTTCCGGCACCTGGTCCGCGACCGGCTCGGGGTGCACGCCGCGGCCCAGGTGCTCTGGAGCGCACCGAGGCTGATCTGCGTGGCCGGCGACTTCACCCGCTACGACATCCACGCCGTCCGCGAGCACCGGCACGCGATCGACCTGGTCCGCTACCGGTACTTCGGCAGCGAGCACGTCGGCCTTGAGACGGTGGCCTCCTTCGCTGGCCGCGCTGCGGCGCCGAGGGCCGGGAGTCGGACCCGGGGTACGGCGAAGGCGCAGCGGACCGCGTCGGCTGCCGGGGCCATGGCGGAGTTGGCCACAGCGGTCGACGAGGTGCTGCTCGGGCTTGGAGAGGACCTCACCAAGGTCTCGAACCAGACCTACACGGCCTACCGGCGGATGCAGAACTATGCCTGCCTGGTCCCGCCGAAGAAGGCCAAACTGCTGGTCTATCTGAAGGCCGACCCGGCGACGGTCGACCTCGTGCCCGGCTTCGCGCGGGACGTGACGGGGCTCGGCCACCACGGCACCGGCGACCTGGAGCTGACGCTCCAATCCGAGCGGGACCTGGAGCGCGCCGCCGACTACTTCCGGCAGAGCTACGCGCTGGCGTGA
- a CDS encoding gamma-glutamyltransferase, whose amino-acid sequence MIPSPFADVPPLLYTDSVDIPVLFRDSPAARPFKQWRTAKPSPWPSTAGFPAKNGWYLPTTTWREILKAATEVGRDITPNLLRMPQLAGSELVARVAPLYAYLGTHSVDTKHPLPGSKGRRLTVNPVYEYGTERSAKNALGYRLGMTMAEWATRSLMGLGQTLHIEDGGPIPALRDKFVTPSAKLPDLWGLHEAENLYWMIEAKGGNVRSPRLWEGWKQLQGGTKVLHEYAHRRILVGASVQPQGDLFLTVDHDHHPGKEPLQPAAGPTWPQPPGSPEDHLGDSDDALMGTARAQMLVYLALSGAQPSRLKTVALPADRTSRRRGPRGVTTPLEHDPDAQAMRSAVRTETSDSDQSSRRGYAQALGLDDFLTYRVPGTELRLGMSRQLFAACAQLHHEDQLIAERTPGMRAEDVRADEPVSEEAEERRRHSQRRVFREQQDEQRARIEPRVRAAFEYGRERPWRELLHTQNDPRLDLDEDPGLLEAATAETYLAIREDDLPHHGR is encoded by the coding sequence GTGATCCCCTCCCCCTTCGCCGATGTCCCACCCCTCCTGTACACCGACAGCGTGGACATACCCGTGCTGTTCCGTGACAGTCCGGCGGCGCGGCCCTTCAAGCAGTGGCGAACCGCAAAGCCGTCCCCATGGCCCTCGACCGCCGGATTCCCGGCGAAGAACGGCTGGTACCTGCCCACCACCACCTGGCGGGAGATCCTCAAGGCCGCCACCGAGGTGGGCCGGGACATCACCCCCAACCTGCTGCGAATGCCCCAGCTGGCCGGCAGCGAGCTCGTCGCTCGCGTCGCCCCCTTGTACGCCTACCTCGGCACCCACAGCGTCGACACCAAGCACCCCCTGCCGGGCAGTAAGGGCCGGCGCCTGACCGTGAACCCGGTCTACGAGTACGGCACCGAGCGCTCCGCGAAGAACGCCCTCGGCTACCGCCTGGGCATGACCATGGCCGAGTGGGCGACCCGCTCGCTGATGGGACTGGGCCAGACCCTGCACATCGAGGACGGCGGCCCCATCCCCGCCCTCCGGGACAAGTTCGTCACTCCGTCCGCGAAGCTGCCGGACCTGTGGGGCCTGCACGAGGCCGAGAACCTGTACTGGATGATCGAGGCCAAGGGCGGCAACGTCCGCAGCCCGCGGCTCTGGGAAGGCTGGAAGCAGCTCCAGGGCGGAACGAAGGTCCTCCACGAGTACGCCCACCGGCGGATCCTCGTCGGGGCCAGCGTCCAGCCCCAGGGCGACCTGTTCCTCACCGTCGACCACGACCACCACCCCGGCAAGGAACCGCTCCAGCCCGCCGCCGGCCCCACATGGCCCCAACCACCGGGGTCCCCGGAGGACCACCTCGGCGACAGCGACGACGCCCTCATGGGCACGGCACGCGCGCAGATGCTGGTGTACCTCGCACTCAGCGGCGCCCAGCCTTCCCGGCTCAAAACCGTGGCCCTGCCCGCCGACCGCACAAGCCGCCGCAGGGGCCCCCGCGGAGTGACCACGCCTCTGGAGCACGACCCGGACGCCCAGGCGATGCGCAGCGCCGTCCGGACGGAGACCTCCGACAGCGACCAGTCCAGCCGCCGGGGGTACGCCCAAGCCCTCGGTCTCGACGACTTCCTGACCTACCGCGTCCCCGGAACCGAACTACGGCTGGGCATGTCCCGCCAGCTCTTCGCCGCCTGCGCCCAGCTCCACCACGAGGACCAGCTGATCGCCGAGCGAACCCCCGGCATGCGGGCCGAAGACGTCCGGGCCGACGAGCCCGTCAGCGAGGAAGCGGAAGAGCGTCGGCGGCACAGCCAACGGCGGGTCTTCCGGGAGCAGCAAGACGAGCAGCGGGCCCGGATCGAGCCCCGGGTCCGTGCGGCCTTCGAGTACGGAAGGGAACGTCCCTGGCGAGAACTGCTGCACACCCAGAACGATCCGCGCCTCGACCTCGACGAAGACCCCGGCCTCCTCGAAGCCGCGACAGCGGAGACCTATCTCGCCATCCGCGAGGACGATCTCCCCCACCACGGGCGTTGA
- a CDS encoding DUF317 domain-containing protein: MVDFFAKHEEWEKWRPHDETTIASHESLTLRVEFLHQARHGDNAWTIAAYESPVGERLWHASATPTTPVEIMRTVLESLSTEDAWGQGTETPVKEERLAEASRPLEDVGWPLDVGSRLIDWTAPTTEIGAGLRFDTFVQQGSVLPAWTVWGGNTADSPTWAIRLSTHAPTALIQDITFELAYAQGHRQPRHTAATAPHLPVQATVARPAASATRTAPRR; encoded by the coding sequence CTGGTCGACTTCTTCGCCAAGCACGAGGAATGGGAAAAGTGGCGGCCTCACGACGAGACCACCATCGCCAGCCACGAGTCCCTGACCCTGCGCGTCGAGTTCCTCCATCAGGCACGGCATGGCGACAACGCCTGGACGATCGCCGCCTACGAGTCCCCCGTCGGCGAGCGCCTGTGGCACGCCTCCGCCACCCCCACGACCCCCGTCGAGATCATGCGCACCGTGCTGGAGAGCCTCAGTACCGAGGACGCCTGGGGGCAGGGCACCGAGACCCCGGTGAAGGAAGAACGCCTCGCCGAAGCGTCCCGTCCACTGGAGGACGTCGGCTGGCCCCTGGATGTCGGATCCCGATTGATCGACTGGACGGCCCCCACCACCGAAATCGGGGCGGGCCTGCGATTCGACACCTTCGTCCAGCAGGGAAGCGTCCTGCCGGCCTGGACCGTCTGGGGCGGCAACACAGCCGACAGTCCCACCTGGGCCATCCGCCTCTCCACACACGCGCCCACCGCACTCATCCAGGACATCACCTTCGAACTCGCCTACGCCCAGGGCCATCGACAGCCCCGCCACACCGCCGCAACCGCGCCCCACCTGCCGGTGCAGGCCACCGTCGCCCGCCCCGCGGCATCGGCGACCCGGACCGCGCCCAGGCGCTGA
- a CDS encoding DnaB-like helicase N-terminal domain-containing protein, translating to MPNPHTPTREFALEEPPADPPVRYAEQALLGALLLEPLRIKTLGLLSPEHFSVAMHGALFAEMRALTPPAPKIHAREPVWITALLDRARPRARGLTASYLHTLADSCPEPSHAPAYAQMIVANRTRLTIRAAAQRLIQAATDPVLPDPAAHVLDRTDAVAAVLDDLSGLFPSHPGSLPRTVLLDPPTPDTGTEAAGEEQLLLSTVAARPACLPEMRWLRPEDFTVPLHGVLYRCIASLAYRGDPIDAVTVLWEAQHHGLLASGATASDVLDLLATPAGSPEHWGEQILQRALLHHAHTTGLHIHAYTDDPANTPHQLITGSRRALADLGAVRARWQHATRPPTSSPPRTKPAPASRAGPPAPRVTPAAVSTRASR from the coding sequence ATGCCCAACCCTCACACACCCACAAGGGAGTTCGCTCTGGAGGAGCCGCCTGCGGACCCGCCCGTCCGGTACGCCGAGCAGGCCCTCCTCGGAGCACTCCTTCTCGAACCGCTACGAATCAAGACGCTCGGTCTGCTCAGCCCCGAGCACTTCAGTGTCGCGATGCACGGGGCTTTGTTCGCGGAGATGCGCGCACTCACCCCTCCGGCCCCGAAAATCCATGCCCGGGAACCGGTGTGGATCACCGCCCTTCTTGACCGTGCCCGGCCCCGCGCCCGCGGACTGACCGCCTCCTACCTGCACACCCTGGCCGACTCGTGCCCCGAACCCAGCCACGCCCCGGCCTACGCCCAGATGATTGTGGCCAACCGGACCCGCCTCACCATCCGAGCCGCCGCCCAGCGCCTCATCCAGGCGGCCACCGACCCGGTACTGCCGGACCCCGCCGCCCACGTCCTGGACCGCACCGACGCGGTCGCCGCCGTCCTCGACGACCTGAGTGGGCTCTTCCCCTCCCACCCGGGCTCGCTCCCCCGCACCGTGCTGCTGGACCCACCGACCCCGGACACCGGGACCGAGGCCGCCGGCGAGGAGCAGCTGCTCCTGTCGACGGTGGCCGCGCGCCCCGCGTGCCTGCCCGAGATGAGGTGGCTGCGGCCCGAGGACTTCACCGTCCCGCTGCACGGCGTCCTTTACCGCTGCATAGCCTCCCTGGCCTACCGGGGCGATCCGATCGACGCAGTGACGGTGCTCTGGGAGGCCCAGCACCACGGCCTCCTCGCCTCCGGGGCAACAGCCAGCGACGTGCTGGATCTGCTCGCCACCCCGGCCGGGTCCCCGGAGCACTGGGGCGAGCAGATCCTGCAGCGCGCCCTCCTCCACCACGCGCACACGACCGGCCTGCACATCCACGCCTACACCGACGACCCCGCGAACACCCCGCACCAGCTGATCACCGGCAGCCGCCGCGCGCTCGCCGACCTCGGCGCCGTCCGGGCCCGATGGCAGCACGCCACCCGCCCGCCGACCTCCAGCCCCCCGCGTACCAAGCCCGCCCCAGCATCGCGCGCCGGGCCGCCCGCCCCGCGCGTAACCCCGGCCGCGGTGTCCACGCGGGCCTCCCGATAG
- a CDS encoding DNA cytosine methyltransferase — MRELVVDLFAGPGGWSHALHVLGVRDVGLEWDEWACKTRARAGQLTIRTDVAMYPVWPMVGRTHGFIASPPCQAWSMAGKRLGLVDQPLVHQAVADLAAGRDTRAKLLTACKDPRSLLAAEPMRYLHALHSVGEPEWIAMEEVPDVLPLWRQYAVILRGWGFSVWTGILNAADYGVPQTRKRAILIASQTRTAEPPPPTHAQAAEPEGLFGPGRAKWVSMAEALGWGATDRPVPTVCAGGGPGGGPEPFPSGARKTLTDARDRGTWKPPGPRPASQRTRLRPARSTTPACTCGKHPWAWSLRSNNQANATIRPVNEPAGTLFFGHRANECMWVAEPRSPDTASQGAAPESIRITATEAGILQSFPADYPWAGNKGQQFSQIGNAVPPLLAGHLLAPHLGKTLTRSDFTLAV, encoded by the coding sequence GTGAGGGAGCTCGTCGTCGACTTGTTCGCCGGCCCCGGGGGCTGGAGCCACGCACTGCACGTGCTCGGCGTGCGGGACGTCGGCCTGGAGTGGGACGAGTGGGCGTGCAAAACGCGTGCCCGTGCTGGGCAGTTGACGATCCGCACCGATGTGGCCATGTACCCGGTGTGGCCGATGGTCGGCCGCACCCATGGGTTCATAGCGAGTCCGCCCTGCCAGGCCTGGTCGATGGCCGGCAAGCGGCTCGGCCTGGTCGACCAGCCTCTCGTCCACCAGGCTGTCGCCGACCTCGCCGCCGGGCGGGATACCCGGGCGAAGCTGCTGACCGCCTGCAAGGATCCCCGGAGCCTGCTGGCCGCGGAGCCGATGCGCTACCTCCACGCCCTGCACTCGGTGGGCGAGCCGGAGTGGATCGCCATGGAGGAGGTCCCCGACGTCCTGCCGCTGTGGCGGCAGTACGCCGTGATCCTTCGGGGCTGGGGCTTCTCGGTCTGGACCGGGATCCTCAACGCTGCGGACTACGGCGTGCCGCAGACGAGGAAGCGGGCGATCCTGATCGCTTCGCAAACCCGCACGGCGGAGCCCCCGCCGCCCACCCATGCCCAAGCGGCGGAACCCGAAGGCCTGTTCGGTCCGGGCCGGGCGAAGTGGGTGTCCATGGCCGAGGCCCTCGGCTGGGGCGCCACCGACCGGCCCGTCCCGACGGTCTGCGCCGGTGGCGGGCCCGGCGGCGGGCCCGAGCCCTTCCCTTCCGGGGCCCGCAAGACGCTCACCGATGCCCGAGACCGCGGCACCTGGAAGCCCCCCGGCCCGCGCCCCGCCTCCCAGCGCACACGGCTCCGCCCGGCTCGCTCCACCACCCCCGCCTGCACGTGCGGGAAGCACCCCTGGGCCTGGTCGCTGCGCAGCAACAACCAAGCCAACGCCACCATCCGGCCCGTGAACGAGCCGGCCGGGACCCTGTTCTTCGGCCATCGCGCAAACGAGTGCATGTGGGTCGCCGAACCGCGCTCGCCTGATACCGCCTCCCAGGGTGCTGCTCCGGAATCGATCCGGATCACCGCCACCGAAGCCGGAATCCTGCAGAGCTTCCCGGCCGACTACCCCTGGGCCGGCAACAAAGGCCAGCAGTTCTCGCAGATCGGCAACGCCGTCCCACCGCTCCTCGCGGGCCACCTGCTGGCCCCGCACCTCGGCAAGACCCTCACCCGCTCCGACTTCACCCTGGCCGTCTGA
- a CDS encoding DUF317 domain-containing protein yields the protein MTDFAPTDRVLVSPRYLAGAGTDKIPDVIGPLVHLFDWRAEQNPQQVRLTHPQGTAALEFTPESPDGLWWKIENVEPHWQIQISRQAPIEAVSAVAQSLPQLLGDHRHAGQISITTLSLREIAVTNRWVRAPDNSAYSSPDSHCSVHHRPRPGVGWSFEHSVYDGFDTHWSATFTDAVPAPLVAQFFSHLASSTPVERQYREIPFLSRDLSAAIITPAHSASLGAHVHHALAQIPQPRPPAAPPRRP from the coding sequence GTGACCGACTTCGCCCCCACCGACCGCGTCCTCGTCTCCCCCCGCTACCTGGCCGGCGCGGGTACCGACAAGATCCCCGACGTCATCGGGCCGCTCGTCCACCTCTTCGACTGGCGGGCAGAACAGAACCCGCAGCAGGTGAGGCTTACCCATCCGCAGGGCACAGCAGCGCTGGAGTTCACCCCCGAGAGCCCCGACGGCCTGTGGTGGAAGATAGAGAACGTCGAGCCCCACTGGCAGATCCAGATCAGCCGCCAGGCCCCGATCGAGGCGGTATCGGCCGTCGCCCAGAGCCTGCCGCAGCTCCTCGGCGACCACCGTCACGCCGGACAGATCTCCATCACCACGCTCTCGCTCCGCGAGATCGCCGTCACCAACCGGTGGGTCCGCGCGCCCGACAACAGCGCCTACAGCTCCCCGGACAGCCACTGCTCGGTGCACCACCGCCCCCGCCCCGGCGTCGGCTGGTCCTTCGAGCACTCGGTCTACGACGGGTTCGACACGCACTGGAGCGCCACCTTCACCGACGCCGTGCCCGCGCCGCTGGTCGCCCAGTTCTTCTCCCACCTGGCGTCCAGCACGCCCGTGGAGCGCCAGTACCGCGAGATCCCCTTCCTCTCCCGCGACCTGAGCGCCGCGATCATCACGCCCGCCCACTCCGCAAGCCTCGGCGCCCACGTACACCACGCACTCGCCCAGATCCCTCAGCCCCGCCCACCCGCGGCACCGCCCCGCCGTCCCTGA